The proteins below come from a single Chryseobacterium capnotolerans genomic window:
- a CDS encoding DUF1062 domain-containing protein: MTIFSRIRKESISKEMFNRLSENNVDLAWEYAFSREIRRKNNAEVDLDSVEYEIQFDEVPLEYMMTSDSEVLSFIIKCPFEFNLRLSTVVRSCLHLSSSKMNQLIDAEAIFVHGRRLQKKHKVQNGDIVKIYKNIFINIAYNEDKQLEINVKE; the protein is encoded by the coding sequence ATGACTATATTTTCCAGAATCAGAAAAGAGTCCATCAGTAAAGAAATGTTTAATAGACTTTCTGAGAATAATGTTGATCTGGCCTGGGAATATGCTTTTTCCCGCGAAATAAGAAGGAAAAACAATGCAGAAGTAGATTTAGACAGTGTTGAATATGAAATTCAGTTTGATGAGGTTCCGCTAGAGTACATGATGACTTCAGATAGTGAAGTACTGAGCTTTATAATCAAATGTCCTTTTGAATTTAACCTGAGATTATCTACAGTGGTGAGAAGTTGCTTACACCTTTCATCAAGCAAAATGAATCAATTGATTGATGCAGAGGCTATTTTTGTTCATGGAAGACGGTTACAGAAAAAACATAAAGTTCAGAACGGAGACATTGTCAAGATTTATAAAAATATTTTCATCAATATAGCATACAATGAAGATAAACAACTGGAAATAAATGTAAAGGAATAG
- a CDS encoding EamA family transporter, translating to MWWVYAILSAFFASLTAIFAKIGIIGVNSNLATAIRSVIILMAAWGIVLARSEYKGIPALSRHNLIYLVVSGLTTGLSWIFYFKALQVGKVTQVAPVDKLSVALTIVLSVIFLGESLTLKTAIGALLIIIGTVVLIFEQ from the coding sequence ATGTGGTGGGTATATGCAATTCTTTCAGCATTTTTTGCTTCGCTTACTGCCATTTTTGCCAAGATTGGTATTATAGGGGTGAACTCGAACCTTGCCACTGCTATCAGAAGTGTGATTATCCTGATGGCAGCATGGGGAATTGTTTTAGCACGGAGTGAATACAAAGGTATCCCTGCCCTTTCCCGTCATAATCTTATTTATCTTGTCGTTTCCGGGCTGACAACGGGGCTTTCATGGATATTTTATTTTAAAGCTCTGCAGGTTGGTAAAGTGACCCAGGTGGCTCCTGTTGATAAATTAAGTGTTGCTTTAACGATTGTTCTTTCCGTTATATTTCTTGGGGAATCTCTTACTTTAAAAACAGCAATTGGGGCTTTATTGATTATTATAGGAACTGTGGTTTTGATCTTTGAACAATGA